One Paucidesulfovibrio longus DSM 6739 genomic window carries:
- a CDS encoding MlaD family protein — translation MSRQRYHRLGLFIIGGTALLLFVVFALGAGRFLNSSIKLETYFNESVNGLEVGSPVKYRGVKIGTVSHIGFVMGRYTSVAESDYRYVLVECELSDDSFLNRPEAEIADQIQEDVKRGLRIRPTSVGITGQLFLGIDYLDPASNPPLPITWEPRNLYIPSAPSTLSRLEEAVTRMSEAVGGIDREDVEGILKGVRKVTDSLGSFLEKADAKTLGELLAANLEQTEGIFASVNRLLRDPEAVKLLPNASLVMGDLHGILGRAGEDIVATAADMRVTFAALKTASIQLEQALRQPGTDLPTLAKRVDEATGEAAAASAKLHELLNRINGVVAGQQGNVQEILEGLRLLVQDLREITQEARRYPSGMLFGEPPARELPEGHQRAAERPGSAGDKQ, via the coding sequence ATGAGCCGGCAACGTTATCATCGACTGGGGCTGTTCATCATCGGAGGCACGGCGCTTTTGCTCTTCGTGGTCTTCGCGCTCGGGGCTGGCCGTTTTCTCAATTCCTCCATCAAGCTGGAAACGTATTTCAACGAGTCGGTCAACGGACTGGAAGTGGGCTCCCCCGTGAAGTACCGGGGAGTCAAGATCGGCACCGTCTCGCACATCGGCTTCGTCATGGGCCGCTACACCTCCGTGGCCGAAAGCGACTACCGCTACGTGCTCGTGGAGTGCGAGCTGTCGGACGACTCGTTCCTGAACCGCCCGGAGGCGGAGATCGCCGATCAGATCCAGGAGGACGTGAAGCGCGGCCTGCGCATCCGGCCCACCTCCGTGGGCATTACGGGACAGCTTTTCCTGGGTATCGATTACCTCGATCCCGCGAGCAACCCGCCTCTGCCCATCACCTGGGAGCCGCGCAATTTGTACATTCCTTCCGCGCCGAGCACCCTCAGCCGCCTGGAAGAGGCGGTCACGCGCATGAGCGAGGCCGTGGGCGGCATCGACAGGGAAGATGTCGAAGGGATTCTCAAGGGAGTGCGCAAGGTGACGGACAGCCTCGGCAGTTTTCTGGAAAAGGCCGACGCCAAGACCCTGGGCGAACTGCTGGCCGCCAACCTGGAGCAGACCGAGGGCATCTTCGCCAGCGTCAACCGCCTTCTGCGCGACCCCGAAGCCGTGAAGCTCCTGCCCAACGCCTCGCTGGTCATGGGCGACCTGCACGGCATCCTGGGACGGGCAGGCGAGGACATCGTGGCCACCGCTGCGGACATGCGCGTGACCTTCGCCGCGCTCAAGACCGCGTCGATCCAGCTGGAGCAGGCGCTTCGCCAGCCGGGTACGGACTTGCCCACCTTGGCGAAACGTGTGGACGAGGCCACGGGCGAGGCCGCGGCCGCCTCGGCAAAGCTTCACGAACTGCTCAACCGGATCAACGGCGTGGTGGCCGGACAGCAGGGCAACGTGCAGGAAATTTTGGAAGGCTTGCGTCTGCTCGTGCAGGATCTGCGCGAGATCACCCAGGAGGCGCGGCGCTATCCCTCCGGGATGCTCTTCGGCGAGCCGCCCGCGCGGGAGCTGCCGGAGGGGCATCAACGTGCAGCGGAGCGGCCTGGGAGCGCGGGAGACAAGCAATGA
- a CDS encoding ABC transporter ATP-binding protein: MDQAGIEPVIRVQGLVAAYGETVILDNVSFDVNSGEIFVILGGSGCGKSTLLKHMIGLRAPRRGKVLIGGSDVAAAEGTERDAILRRIGVMYQSGALFGSMSLLENVSLPLEEFTDLPPDAVRATALMKLGLVGLGGAAGMLPAEISGGMRKRAAIARAMALDPRILFLDEPSAGLDPVTSAELDDLIVRLSRTLGATFVVVTHELDSIYAIADRVIMLDKRTRRIVAQGDPRELRDHADDPEVRRFFLRGRTESHVAETGERT, from the coding sequence ATGGACCAGGCCGGAATCGAACCCGTCATCCGCGTGCAGGGCCTAGTGGCCGCCTACGGCGAAACCGTCATTCTCGACAACGTGAGCTTTGACGTGAATTCCGGGGAAATATTCGTGATACTGGGCGGGTCTGGCTGCGGAAAATCCACGCTGCTCAAGCATATGATCGGCCTGCGAGCCCCGCGCCGAGGCAAGGTGCTCATCGGGGGAAGCGACGTGGCCGCGGCCGAGGGAACCGAACGGGACGCGATTTTGCGGCGCATCGGCGTCATGTATCAGAGCGGCGCGCTGTTCGGGTCCATGAGCCTGCTGGAGAACGTTTCCCTGCCGCTGGAGGAGTTCACGGACCTGCCTCCGGACGCGGTGCGGGCCACGGCGCTCATGAAGCTGGGGCTGGTGGGCCTCGGAGGGGCCGCAGGGATGCTTCCCGCCGAGATCAGCGGCGGCATGCGCAAGCGGGCGGCCATCGCCAGGGCCATGGCCCTGGATCCTCGGATTCTGTTTCTGGATGAACCCTCGGCCGGGCTCGATCCCGTGACCTCCGCGGAACTGGATGATCTCATCGTCCGGCTTTCGCGCACCCTGGGAGCGACCTTCGTGGTGGTCACGCATGAGCTGGACAGCATTTACGCCATTGCGGACCGGGTGATCATGCTCGACAAGCGCACCCGCCGGATCGTGGCCCAGGGGGATCCTCGCGAGCTTCGCGACCACGCCGACGACCCGGAGGTGCGGCGGTTCTTCCTGCGCGGCAGAACCGAATCGCATGTCGCCGAAACCGGAGAAAGGACATGA
- a CDS encoding 1,4-dihydroxy-6-naphthoate synthase, producing MPAQLSIGISPCPNDTFIFGGLALGLIGCEAGDLDFRLGDVEELNNWAAGNGPDVCKVSVAAAAGLLDEYVLLRAGGALGWGVGPILAGVPGTRLDGLRGKVAVPGMRTTATLLFSMLADEHGLDVSLEEMVYNEIMPSVSQGRCQAGLVIHEGRFVLGEYGLECLQDMGEWWEKRTGLPLPLGCIVARRSLGEARLRLLDKCIRASILLARNQLDAVWPFIVRHAQEMDPGVIREHIDTFVTDYSLDVGQEGEGAVATLLREAAKLSGARLPEGNLLLGA from the coding sequence ATGCCCGCGCAGCTTTCCATAGGAATTTCCCCCTGTCCCAACGACACGTTCATCTTCGGCGGCCTCGCTCTCGGACTCATCGGCTGCGAGGCGGGCGACCTGGACTTCCGGCTGGGCGACGTGGAAGAGCTGAACAATTGGGCTGCCGGAAACGGTCCCGATGTCTGCAAGGTGTCGGTGGCCGCTGCCGCTGGGCTGCTGGACGAATATGTGCTGCTGCGGGCGGGCGGGGCTCTGGGGTGGGGCGTGGGGCCGATCTTGGCCGGGGTGCCGGGGACCAGGCTGGACGGCCTGCGCGGAAAGGTCGCCGTGCCCGGCATGCGCACCACGGCGACGCTGCTCTTTTCAATGCTCGCGGACGAGCACGGCCTCGACGTATCCTTGGAGGAAATGGTCTACAACGAGATCATGCCCTCGGTGTCCCAGGGACGCTGCCAGGCGGGGCTGGTCATCCACGAGGGGCGTTTCGTTCTGGGCGAGTATGGCCTGGAATGCTTGCAGGACATGGGCGAATGGTGGGAAAAGCGAACCGGCCTGCCTCTGCCTCTCGGCTGCATCGTGGCTCGCCGATCCCTGGGCGAGGCGCGGCTGCGCCTTCTGGACAAATGCATCCGCGCGAGCATTCTTTTGGCCAGGAATCAACTGGATGCGGTCTGGCCGTTCATCGTCCGCCATGCCCAGGAGATGGATCCCGGCGTGATTCGCGAACACATCGATACTTTCGTGACCGACTACAGCCTGGACGTGGGACAGGAGGGCGAAGGCGCGGTGGCCACGCTGTTGCGGGAGGCCGCAAAACTCAGCGGCGCTCGTCTGCCGGAAGGGAATCTGCTGCTCGGCGCATGA
- the yjgA gene encoding ribosome biogenesis factor YjgA, which translates to MEEFKAPKSRSQKKRDMTALQDMGERLSALTREELRPLDLPADLLDALDELRRITKHEARRRQNQFVGKLMRSLDPEPIMEFLDSRGAATAEANAAFKALERLRDRLLDGEDEPLEEFFDSHPEADRQHLRSLLRNARQERAKGKPPKNARALFRALREASQS; encoded by the coding sequence ATGGAAGAATTCAAGGCTCCAAAGAGCCGATCCCAAAAAAAACGGGACATGACTGCCCTTCAAGACATGGGCGAACGCCTCTCCGCGCTGACCCGCGAAGAACTGCGCCCTCTGGACCTGCCCGCGGACCTGCTCGACGCCCTGGACGAGCTGCGGCGCATCACGAAGCACGAAGCACGCAGACGCCAGAACCAGTTCGTGGGCAAGCTGATGCGCTCCCTGGACCCGGAACCGATCATGGAATTCCTGGACAGCAGGGGCGCGGCCACGGCCGAGGCCAATGCGGCCTTCAAGGCCCTGGAACGCCTGCGCGACAGGCTCCTTGACGGCGAAGACGAACCCCTGGAGGAGTTTTTCGACTCCCATCCCGAGGCCGACCGGCAGCACCTGCGCAGCCTGCTGCGCAACGCGCGCCAGGAACGCGCCAAAGGCAAGCCGCCCAAGAACGCCCGCGCCCTGTTCCGCGCCCTGCGGGAGGCATCGCAGAGCTGA
- a CDS encoding TetR/AcrR family transcriptional regulator, whose protein sequence is MRSKTFENLDPQKQERVLDAAVEEFAEHGFHQASINRMVKRLGIAKGSLFNYFGTKEGIFQCVFEHSVEKLKGPLRKAREAEGDTFDRLRLSLEAGLEFVRAHPRLYRIYLKVLFQENVPFRVSFLRQVRGYAAKYLTPLLEEGIRRGELRSDLDLNMAVFLVDGLFDRLLQSLTVPEVHPALHGISEADSRQRIDQLMDFIRRALAANNGEQHA, encoded by the coding sequence ATGCGCAGCAAGACCTTTGAAAACCTTGATCCGCAAAAGCAGGAACGCGTGCTCGACGCCGCCGTGGAGGAGTTCGCCGAACACGGCTTCCATCAGGCCAGCATCAACCGCATGGTCAAGCGCCTCGGCATCGCCAAAGGGTCGCTTTTCAACTATTTCGGCACCAAGGAAGGCATCTTCCAGTGCGTTTTCGAGCATTCCGTGGAAAAGCTCAAAGGCCCGCTCCGCAAGGCCCGCGAGGCCGAGGGGGACACCTTCGACCGCTTGCGGCTGAGCCTGGAGGCCGGGCTGGAATTCGTGCGCGCCCATCCCCGCCTCTACCGCATCTATCTCAAGGTTCTCTTCCAGGAGAACGTGCCGTTTCGCGTCTCCTTCCTGCGCCAGGTGCGCGGCTACGCGGCCAAATACCTGACCCCGCTCCTGGAGGAAGGAATTCGCCGGGGCGAGCTGCGCTCCGACCTTGACCTGAACATGGCCGTGTTCCTGGTGGACGGTCTTTTCGACCGCCTGCTCCAGTCCCTGACGGTCCCGGAAGTGCATCCCGCCCTGCACGGCATCTCCGAAGCGGATTCGCGCCAACGCATCGACCAGCTCATGGATTTCATCCGCCGCGCCCTGGCGGCGAACAACGGAGAACAGCATGCTTGA
- a CDS encoding thermonuclease family protein, translating to MSGGQIYGHLQARLLRVVDGDTIVVDIPGYPDIVGREISVRLAGCDTPELRDKRPEIRRMAVQARELVRAVLSGCRVLQLRNVRRGKYFRIVADISVDGEDLAQMLIRAGLGKPYDGGRKGW from the coding sequence TTGTCAGGCGGCCAAATCTACGGCCATCTCCAGGCTCGGCTTCTGCGCGTGGTGGACGGGGACACCATCGTGGTGGACATCCCCGGCTATCCGGACATCGTGGGGAGGGAGATTTCCGTCAGGCTGGCCGGGTGCGACACTCCGGAACTCCGGGACAAACGCCCGGAGATTCGCCGCATGGCCGTGCAGGCGCGGGAACTGGTCCGGGCCGTCCTGTCGGGCTGCCGGGTGCTGCAACTGCGCAACGTGCGCCGGGGAAAGTATTTCCGCATCGTGGCGGACATCAGCGTGGACGGAGAGGATCTCGCGCAGATGCTCATCCGCGCTGGCCTGGGAAAGCCCTACGACGGCGGCCGCAAGGGCTGGTGA
- a CDS encoding ABC-type transport auxiliary lipoprotein family protein, translated as MNGKRCRNAAERGVENCRAGRAARACRSRGAVFLAGLIAVLALGLALSGCAGLKRPAVEKRHFDLRPERGERVAAPQGAPNLRLRRVQVSPLCSGREMVFRSGPGAFASDYYNTWFVPPADMLSQGLRQWLDGSGLFAHVLDGASLAGASLALEGTANALYGDFSGDAPAAVAEMQFLLLNEATGHNEIVFSGSYEERVPLTSEAPAELAAGLRQGVAAIFARLESDLGKVPDLAAGGQAAR; from the coding sequence ATGAACGGGAAGAGATGCCGGAACGCGGCGGAAAGAGGCGTGGAGAACTGCCGGGCAGGGCGTGCGGCCCGTGCATGCCGGAGTCGGGGCGCGGTTTTCCTGGCGGGGTTGATCGCGGTGCTGGCGTTGGGTCTGGCCTTGTCCGGCTGCGCGGGGCTGAAACGTCCGGCCGTGGAAAAACGGCACTTCGACCTGCGGCCGGAGCGAGGCGAGCGCGTCGCCGCCCCGCAGGGCGCGCCCAATCTGAGACTGCGGCGCGTGCAGGTTTCTCCCCTGTGCAGCGGCAGGGAAATGGTCTTCCGCTCCGGTCCGGGGGCGTTTGCTTCGGACTATTACAACACTTGGTTCGTGCCTCCGGCGGACATGCTCAGCCAGGGGCTTCGCCAATGGCTGGACGGTTCCGGCCTTTTCGCCCACGTGCTCGACGGCGCGAGCCTTGCCGGGGCCAGCCTGGCGCTTGAGGGCACCGCCAATGCCCTGTACGGCGATTTTTCCGGGGATGCGCCCGCCGCTGTGGCCGAAATGCAGTTCCTGTTGTTGAACGAAGCCACCGGTCATAACGAAATCGTCTTTTCCGGCAGTTACGAAGAGCGCGTTCCTTTGACCTCCGAGGCCCCGGCGGAACTCGCCGCCGGTCTGCGGCAGGGCGTGGCCGCGATTTTCGCCCGGCTGGAATCCGACCTGGGCAAGGTGCCGGACCTGGCCGCCGGGGGGCAGGCGGCCCGTTGA
- a CDS encoding DMT family transporter: MRISAGALPVLALLSASLLWASSFVALKVAFRHYDPMVVIFGRMFVASFCFLFLWRNFRNIKYQKGDWKFLAFMALCEPCLYFVFEALALEKTHASQAGMIVSLLPLIVAVGAHFVLKEEITRRTLFGFALAVVGAVWLSAGAVPGESAPNPMLGNFLEFLAMICASGYMIMLKRMSVRYPPLFLTAVQAVQATLFYFPLLFLPSTAAPQGFSLEGILAIVYLGAFITLGGYGLYNYGLSKIPAHKASAFTNLIPVLTLFMAWAYLDEVLTPMQYAASVVVLAGVIVSQTKTRSKVTEVTVELPPDAR, encoded by the coding sequence ATGCGCATCTCCGCGGGCGCCCTTCCGGTTCTCGCCCTGCTCTCGGCCTCGCTGCTCTGGGCCAGCTCCTTCGTGGCGCTCAAGGTGGCCTTCCGGCACTACGACCCCATGGTCGTGATTTTCGGACGCATGTTCGTGGCCAGCTTTTGCTTTCTCTTTCTCTGGCGCAACTTCCGGAACATCAAATACCAGAAGGGCGACTGGAAGTTCCTGGCCTTCATGGCCCTTTGCGAACCCTGCCTCTATTTCGTCTTCGAGGCGCTGGCCCTGGAAAAGACCCACGCCTCCCAGGCCGGCATGATCGTCTCCCTGTTGCCGCTGATCGTGGCCGTGGGCGCGCATTTCGTGCTCAAGGAGGAGATCACCCGGCGGACCTTGTTCGGGTTCGCCCTTGCGGTGGTCGGCGCTGTCTGGCTCTCCGCCGGAGCCGTGCCCGGAGAGAGCGCGCCCAACCCCATGCTCGGCAACTTTCTTGAGTTCCTGGCCATGATCTGCGCTTCGGGCTACATGATCATGCTCAAGCGCATGAGCGTGCGCTACCCCCCGCTGTTCCTCACGGCGGTGCAGGCGGTGCAGGCAACGCTGTTCTACTTTCCGCTGCTTTTCCTGCCCAGCACGGCCGCGCCGCAGGGATTCTCCCTCGAAGGAATCCTCGCCATCGTCTACCTGGGAGCGTTCATCACCCTGGGAGGCTACGGCCTGTACAACTACGGGCTGAGCAAGATCCCGGCCCACAAGGCCTCGGCCTTCACGAACCTGATTCCCGTGCTGACCCTGTTCATGGCCTGGGCCTATCTCGACGAGGTGCTCACCCCGATGCAGTATGCCGCCTCCGTCGTGGTCCTGGCCGGAGTGATCGTCAGCCAGACCAAGACCAGGTCCAAGGTCACGGAAGTGACCGTGGAACTGCCCCCGGACGCGCGCTGA
- a CDS encoding Lrp/AsnC family transcriptional regulator, which translates to MDAIDKQILNILQEDTRTTNARLGELVGLSAAAVHGRIKRLEKRGIIRRFTVELAPEALNMQVLAFAQVYLQEMRRSEEAAAAFARIPEVVEVHYTVGEACFLLKLRCPDTASLEHVLTNINDIPPVRATQTIIVLRSGKQQINPPLYVDESPTLSALQGEE; encoded by the coding sequence ATGGACGCCATTGACAAGCAGATTCTTAACATTCTTCAGGAAGACACCCGCACCACCAACGCCCGCCTCGGCGAGCTGGTGGGGCTTTCGGCAGCGGCCGTGCACGGGCGCATCAAGCGCCTGGAAAAGCGCGGCATCATCCGTCGCTTCACCGTGGAGCTGGCTCCGGAAGCGCTGAACATGCAGGTGCTGGCCTTCGCACAGGTCTATTTGCAGGAGATGCGCCGTTCCGAAGAGGCTGCCGCCGCTTTCGCCCGCATCCCGGAAGTGGTCGAGGTGCACTACACGGTGGGCGAGGCCTGCTTTCTGCTCAAGCTCCGCTGCCCGGACACGGCCAGCCTGGAGCACGTGCTCACCAACATCAACGACATTCCCCCGGTCCGCGCCACCCAGACCATCATCGTGCTGCGCTCCGGCAAGCAGCAGATCAACCCGCCTCTCTACGTGGACGAATCCCCCACCCTTTCCGCCCTTCAGGGCGAGGAATAA
- a CDS encoding ABC transporter permease → MANRLSGQRRADAESACAARIERGGAGDVLRLDGRLDAGAVARCWNDIVPQAGPELLVDASGLADLDGAGMALLLTLRRAGAKLEGLAPRFEELLGLVPLDALTRDSGDCRRCGLAERVGRSAGSASRDLGTLVSFVGECGLALWQAVRHPRSVRRRDVLDAMTAVGVDSMPILLLIGFLMGLIMSFQSAVSLVRFGAVIFVPNMLGLVMFREMGGLITAILLAARSGSAFAAEIGTMKVNEELDALVTMGLSPMRFLVAPKVIASVLMVPLMTLFFNFASLAGGALVMLSMGFPLATFTGRVFANTTGMDVGGGLLKALVFSVLVAGAGCMRGMGTGAGAGAVGRSTTGAVVSGIILIAVADGLFAVAFYLLGI, encoded by the coding sequence ATGGCGAACCGGCTTTCCGGGCAACGACGCGCAGATGCTGAGAGCGCATGCGCCGCGCGCATTGAACGCGGGGGCGCGGGGGACGTCCTGCGCCTTGACGGGCGGCTGGACGCAGGAGCTGTGGCCCGCTGCTGGAACGACATCGTTCCCCAGGCCGGGCCGGAGCTCCTCGTGGACGCCTCCGGTCTTGCGGATCTCGACGGCGCGGGCATGGCCCTGCTGCTGACCCTGCGCCGGGCGGGCGCGAAGCTGGAAGGGCTGGCGCCGCGCTTCGAGGAGCTTCTCGGCCTTGTGCCGCTGGACGCCCTGACGCGGGACAGCGGAGATTGCCGGCGCTGCGGGCTGGCGGAGCGCGTCGGCCGTTCCGCGGGCAGCGCCTCGCGCGACCTGGGGACGCTCGTCTCCTTCGTGGGCGAGTGCGGCCTGGCGCTCTGGCAGGCCGTTCGCCATCCGCGCAGTGTGCGCCGCCGCGACGTTCTCGACGCCATGACCGCCGTGGGGGTGGACAGCATGCCCATCCTGCTGCTCATCGGCTTTCTCATGGGCCTGATCATGTCCTTCCAGTCCGCCGTGAGCCTGGTCCGTTTCGGCGCGGTCATCTTCGTGCCGAACATGCTCGGCCTGGTCATGTTCCGCGAGATGGGCGGGTTGATCACGGCCATTCTGCTCGCGGCGCGCTCCGGCTCGGCCTTTGCCGCCGAGATCGGGACCATGAAGGTCAACGAGGAGCTGGACGCCCTGGTCACCATGGGCCTTTCCCCCATGCGTTTCCTCGTGGCCCCGAAGGTCATCGCCTCGGTGCTCATGGTCCCGTTGATGACCTTGTTCTTCAATTTCGCGTCTCTTGCGGGCGGCGCCCTGGTCATGCTTTCCATGGGCTTTCCGCTGGCGACCTTCACGGGACGGGTCTTCGCCAACACCACGGGCATGGACGTGGGAGGCGGACTGCTCAAGGCGCTGGTCTTCAGCGTGCTCGTGGCCGGGGCGGGCTGCATGCGCGGCATGGGCACGGGAGCCGGGGCCGGGGCCGTGGGCCGCTCCACCACCGGAGCCGTGGTCAGCGGCATCATCCTCATCGCCGTGGCGGACGGGCTTTTCGCCGTGGCTTTCTACCTCCTGGGAATCTAG